A genomic segment from Pedobacter sp. MC2016-14 encodes:
- a CDS encoding Uma2 family endonuclease, translating into MTKDKELHHKPYPDRADEPVHQLSDIDLTGFYSYSNYLRWEIDERLELIRGRIYQMTAPSSTHQVIAGTLFAELYFYLKKKSCQVFIAPFDVRLTHDSTDDTAVTTVVQPDICVICDLTKVDARGCIGAPDIMVEVLSPSNNKKELNLKFHLYEEFAIKEYWVVHPVKKSVMKYELDASGKYEKNTQFTGDEELTSALLPGFKLNLSELFHN; encoded by the coding sequence ATGACGAAGGATAAAGAACTACATCACAAACCATATCCGGATAGAGCGGATGAACCTGTTCATCAATTATCTGACATAGACCTTACTGGCTTTTATTCTTATTCCAATTACCTGCGCTGGGAAATTGACGAGCGCTTAGAATTGATCAGGGGACGTATTTATCAAATGACTGCGCCTTCCTCAACACACCAGGTAATAGCGGGAACCCTATTTGCAGAGCTTTACTTTTACCTGAAAAAGAAAAGCTGTCAAGTATTTATTGCACCTTTTGATGTGCGCTTAACCCATGACTCTACCGATGATACAGCGGTAACAACTGTGGTACAGCCGGATATTTGTGTGATCTGCGATTTGACCAAAGTAGATGCCCGCGGCTGTATTGGCGCCCCGGATATTATGGTTGAAGTCCTTTCTCCCAGTAACAATAAGAAAGAACTCAACCTCAAATTCCACTTGTATGAAGAATTCGCCATAAAAGAATACTGGGTAGTTCATCCTGTTAAAAAGAGCGTGATGAAATATGAATTAGATGCTTCAGGAAAATATGAAAAAAACACACAATTTACCGGAGATGAAGAGCTTACCTCAGCTCTGCTGCCCGGTTTTAAATTGAATTTAAGCGAACTGTTTCATAATTAA
- a CDS encoding Uma2 family endonuclease, with protein MTKDKKQATPKPYPNGEDKPIAKLSDIDLTGFYSYAQYLRWEIDERLELIRGHIYRMAGPSLAHQRVSRTLFGELYIYLKNKSCEVFSAPFDVRLAHNSTDDAAVTTVVQPDICVVCDVNKLDSRGCIGAPDIMVEILSPSNNKKELNLKFHLYEEFGIKEYWVVHPVKKSVMKYELDASGKYEKNTQFTGDGELTSALLPGFKLNLSELFPSLRNYN; from the coding sequence ATGACTAAGGATAAAAAACAAGCAACGCCCAAACCCTATCCTAATGGAGAAGACAAGCCTATTGCTAAGTTATCAGACATTGATCTTACAGGTTTTTACTCGTATGCGCAGTACCTCCGCTGGGAAATTGATGAACGTTTAGAATTGATTAGGGGCCACATTTATCGTATGGCCGGGCCTTCACTGGCACATCAAAGAGTATCAAGAACCCTCTTTGGCGAGCTTTATATTTATTTAAAAAATAAAAGCTGTGAAGTCTTTTCTGCCCCTTTTGACGTACGCTTAGCCCATAATTCTACAGATGATGCAGCGGTAACCACTGTAGTGCAGCCAGATATTTGTGTAGTTTGTGATGTAAACAAACTGGATTCCCGTGGTTGCATAGGTGCACCAGATATCATGGTTGAGATACTTTCGCCCAGTAATAATAAAAAAGAACTCAACCTCAAATTCCACTTGTATGAAGAATTCGGCATAAAAGAATACTGGGTAGTTCATCCTGTTAAAAAGAGCGTGATGAAATATGAATTGGATGCTTCAGGAAAATATGAAAAAAACACACAATTTACAGGAGATGGCGAGCTTACCTCAGCTTTGCTGCCCGGTTTTAAATTGAATTTAAGCGAGTTATTTCCATCATTGCGCAACTATAATTAA
- a CDS encoding putative toxin-antitoxin system toxin component, PIN family yields the protein MISNYVLDCNTIISAHILPNSVSSKAFEKAFQKGTILCTEEILNEFSVAYLRPKFEKYIPAKRRVLDIRNFKNRVKIITVDKKVKICRDEADDKYLALALFGNVSCIITGDHDLRVLNPFRGILILSPGEFLITFDNSLNLNEPLVIYEKQ from the coding sequence ATGATTAGCAACTATGTGTTAGATTGTAACACAATAATAAGCGCACACATTCTACCTAATTCTGTAAGTTCAAAAGCGTTTGAAAAAGCTTTCCAAAAGGGCACTATTCTATGCACAGAAGAAATCTTAAATGAATTTTCAGTAGCCTACTTGCGACCAAAATTTGAGAAGTACATACCTGCTAAGCGAAGAGTATTAGATATCAGGAATTTTAAAAATAGAGTAAAAATAATTACCGTTGATAAAAAAGTCAAAATCTGTCGTGATGAAGCTGATGACAAATATCTAGCGCTTGCCCTTTTTGGTAATGTCTCATGTATTATCACAGGTGACCATGATCTTCGTGTACTTAATCCCTTCAGAGGTATTTTGATCTTATCTCCTGGTGAATTTCTGATAACATTCGATAATTCCCTCAATTTAAACGAACCACTCGTTATATACGAAAAGCAGTAA
- a CDS encoding efflux RND transporter permease subunit, which translates to MNLIRFALRKPISILVLVAGLFFFGIGAIKDIKVDILPKMNLPVIYLAHPFGGYTPDQMESYFAKNYVNIMLFANGVKSIETKNVQGLTLMKISYYEDTNMAQAAAEIGALSNRIQAGFPPGSQPPFIIRFDASSLPVGQLVLSSKTKSNNELQDLANVYVRASFTSIPGLLSPPPFGGSPRTIEINVNPDLLRSHNLTPDQIVEAIKLNNQTAPSGNVRIGDKNYLTPTNNTIKEVKDFEKIPLFKGGVQNLTIGDVATVKDGADITAGYALVNGKRSVYISIAKAGDASTWDVVQNLKKNLSKIQSTLPEDVSLSYEFDQSVYVINSVKSLITEGIIGAVLTGLMVLLFLGDKRAAFIVILTIPISIISGVLFLKLFGQTINLMSLSGLALAIGILVDESTVTIENIHQHLDMGKPKALAIWDACKEIALPKLLILLCILAVFAPAFTMVGIPGALFLPLALAIGFSMILSFLLSQTFVPIMANWLMKAHPKHAHASGITDDEAEFNDSGITAESEKDTLNQKKMLVQREDFNNDSKLSLFEKFRLRFMHLLDGLFRFKKVVSLVYLIGITLIAVILIGVIGKDVFPKVNSSQFQLRMRAPDGTRLERTEEKAKLILRELEKKVGKEHIGISSIYIGQHPALFSVSPIYLFMAGSHEAVFQISLKDYHADMDEFKDEFRHQVHKILPDVKLSFEPIELTDKVLSQGSPTPIEIRIAGKNKKVNEQYANKIIAKMNQVPYFRDVQIGQSLHYPALDITIDRTAAAQVGVDMNDISRSLIASTSSSRYTEKNTWIDEKAGLSYNVQVQVPLNQMKSKNDIEEIPLLKNSQRPVLSDVATLTPSTTPGENDNLGAMPYITVTANIHQVDLGIAAEDTKKIIAELGELPRGTFINPIGLSVVLEETLGSLQTGLMIAIVVIFLMLSANFQSFKVSMVILTTVPAVVLGSLLMLLATGSTLNLQSYMGIIMSVGVSIANAVLLITNAEQLRKHNGNALQSAREAAGLRLRPIIMTSIAMIAGMLPMAIGHGEGGDQISPLGRAVIGGLIFSTFTVLLILPLIFSWAQAKTSTASVSLDPEDAESIHYISSLIPEK; encoded by the coding sequence ATGAATTTAATCCGTTTTGCACTTCGTAAACCCATATCCATACTTGTTTTGGTGGCAGGGCTGTTCTTTTTTGGGATTGGTGCTATTAAAGACATTAAAGTAGATATTTTGCCAAAAATGAACCTTCCGGTAATTTATCTTGCGCATCCTTTTGGTGGGTATACGCCAGATCAGATGGAATCTTATTTTGCTAAAAACTATGTAAACATCATGCTTTTTGCAAATGGGGTAAAATCAATTGAAACCAAAAATGTGCAGGGCCTTACGCTAATGAAAATCTCTTATTATGAGGATACGAATATGGCGCAGGCAGCAGCAGAAATTGGTGCGCTTTCAAACAGGATTCAGGCTGGTTTCCCCCCGGGTTCCCAACCGCCCTTTATCATCAGGTTTGATGCTTCTTCATTACCGGTAGGACAGTTGGTATTGAGTTCTAAAACAAAATCCAATAACGAACTTCAGGATTTGGCCAATGTTTACGTGCGTGCTTCATTTACATCCATCCCGGGTTTATTGTCGCCACCTCCATTTGGCGGGAGCCCCAGAACGATTGAAATTAATGTAAATCCTGATTTATTGCGTTCGCACAATTTGACACCAGATCAGATTGTAGAAGCCATAAAGCTCAATAACCAGACCGCGCCTTCAGGAAACGTACGGATAGGGGATAAAAACTACCTTACCCCAACCAACAATACCATTAAAGAAGTAAAGGATTTCGAGAAGATTCCTTTGTTTAAAGGGGGGGTGCAAAACCTAACCATAGGCGATGTGGCCACGGTAAAAGATGGTGCGGATATTACAGCGGGATATGCCCTGGTGAATGGTAAACGTTCTGTTTACATCAGTATTGCTAAAGCTGGAGATGCTTCTACCTGGGATGTGGTACAGAATTTAAAAAAGAACCTTTCAAAAATTCAGAGCACCCTGCCCGAGGATGTTTCCCTGAGTTATGAATTTGATCAATCTGTGTATGTCATCAACTCTGTAAAGAGTCTCATTACCGAGGGGATCATCGGTGCCGTACTAACTGGCTTAATGGTTTTGTTGTTCTTGGGTGATAAAAGGGCTGCATTTATTGTGATCCTCACTATTCCTATTTCCATTATATCGGGGGTATTGTTTCTGAAATTATTTGGCCAAACCATCAATTTAATGTCGCTCAGTGGTCTTGCACTGGCCATCGGGATCCTCGTAGATGAAAGTACGGTAACCATAGAAAATATCCACCAGCACCTGGATATGGGCAAACCCAAGGCATTGGCCATTTGGGATGCCTGTAAAGAAATTGCCTTGCCTAAATTGCTCATCTTATTGTGTATCCTGGCTGTTTTTGCACCAGCTTTTACCATGGTTGGTATTCCGGGAGCCTTGTTTTTACCGCTCGCACTCGCTATCGGTTTTTCTATGATTCTTTCTTTCCTGCTGTCGCAAACTTTTGTGCCCATCATGGCAAACTGGTTGATGAAAGCACATCCCAAACATGCCCATGCCAGCGGGATCACAGATGATGAGGCTGAGTTTAATGATTCAGGAATCACAGCGGAATCTGAAAAGGATACGCTGAACCAGAAGAAAATGCTGGTTCAGCGGGAAGACTTTAACAATGACAGTAAGCTTTCTTTATTTGAAAAATTCAGGCTGCGGTTTATGCACTTGCTGGATGGACTTTTCCGTTTCAAAAAGGTAGTTAGCCTGGTTTACCTGATCGGGATCACCCTGATTGCAGTTATCCTGATCGGTGTTATTGGTAAGGATGTATTTCCAAAGGTAAATTCCAGCCAGTTTCAGCTGCGGATGCGGGCTCCTGATGGTACCCGTTTAGAACGGACGGAGGAAAAAGCGAAACTGATTTTGCGGGAACTGGAGAAAAAAGTGGGCAAAGAACATATTGGGATTTCTTCGATTTATATTGGTCAGCACCCTGCATTGTTTTCAGTTTCACCCATCTATCTTTTTATGGCTGGTTCTCATGAAGCTGTTTTTCAGATTAGCTTAAAAGACTATCATGCAGATATGGATGAATTTAAAGATGAATTCAGACATCAGGTACATAAAATCCTTCCAGATGTGAAATTATCCTTTGAACCCATTGAACTAACAGATAAAGTTTTGAGCCAGGGTTCGCCAACACCAATTGAAATCAGGATAGCAGGGAAAAATAAAAAAGTAAATGAGCAATATGCCAATAAAATTATTGCGAAAATGAACCAGGTCCCTTACTTCCGGGATGTACAGATTGGGCAATCGCTCCACTATCCGGCACTAGACATTACGATAGATCGTACCGCCGCTGCACAGGTTGGTGTGGATATGAACGACATTTCGCGTTCGCTGATAGCTTCCACTTCCTCCTCCCGTTATACAGAAAAAAATACCTGGATAGATGAGAAAGCGGGGTTGTCTTACAATGTGCAGGTACAGGTGCCGCTAAACCAGATGAAAAGCAAAAATGACATTGAGGAAATCCCTTTGCTTAAAAATTCTCAGCGTCCGGTGTTGAGTGATGTGGCCACGCTTACACCTTCAACCACACCCGGTGAAAATGACAACCTGGGGGCTATGCCTTACATCACTGTTACTGCAAATATCCATCAGGTAGATTTGGGTATAGCGGCAGAGGATACTAAAAAGATCATTGCTGAGTTGGGCGAGTTGCCCCGTGGTACATTCATCAATCCAATTGGATTGAGTGTGGTTCTGGAAGAAACATTGGGAAGTCTGCAAACGGGCCTGATGATTGCAATTGTGGTGATCTTCCTGATGTTGTCTGCAAATTTCCAGTCCTTCAAAGTATCTATGGTTATTTTAACTACAGTTCCGGCGGTGGTGCTGGGTTCATTACTGATGTTGCTGGCTACTGGATCAACACTCAATCTGCAATCTTATATGGGGATCATCATGTCGGTAGGTGTATCCATTGCGAATGCCGTTTTGCTGATCACCAATGCAGAACAATTACGAAAGCACAATGGTAATGCCCTTCAATCTGCAAGGGAAGCCGCAGGTTTAAGGTTAAGGCCAATTATCATGACCAGTATAGCCATGATTGCCGGAATGCTGCCCATGGCCATTGGTCATGGGGAAGGCGGCGATCAGATTTCACCATTGGGCCGTGCGGTAATCGGGGGATTGATTTTTTCTACCTTTACCGTGTTGTTAATCTTGCCACTGATTTTTTCATGGGCACAAGCCAAAACCAGTACAGCATCCGTTTCCCTGGATCCGGAAGACGCCGAAAGTATCCATTACATATCTTCTTTAATTCCTGAAAAATGA
- a CDS encoding efflux RND transporter periplasmic adaptor subunit: protein MKPLKKSIVYSLFLLSAATALSSCSSEPKKEAPVADEPKVETFSLQKQKLSTQLRMPAELISFQQVDIYAKVSSFVKDLKVDIGTQVTKGQLLMVLEAPEISSQLSAAESRLKAMQAIYEASKSNYTRIYETSKTPGTISKNDLDQATARKNSDYAQYQAAVATSKEVGIMRGYLEIRAPFSGVISARNINLGAYVGPAGKGSDLPLLTIQEQGKLRLSVAVPEIYTSYLNKGDEMNFTVKSLPDTFSAKIQRLAGALDLRLRSERVEMDVDNKGKRLLPGMVAEVILPLNPKDSSFVIPKTALVNSAEGIFVIGVVDGKAKHINVTTGRELDGQIEIFGNLTQGISLIKKANEEIHNGDVIKL, encoded by the coding sequence ATGAAACCATTAAAAAAAAGCATTGTATATTCCTTATTCCTCCTATCCGCTGCCACAGCGCTATCCAGTTGCAGTTCTGAACCAAAAAAAGAAGCACCGGTAGCTGACGAACCTAAAGTAGAAACTTTTTCGCTTCAAAAACAGAAACTAAGTACCCAGCTAAGAATGCCTGCAGAGCTCATTAGTTTTCAGCAGGTAGATATCTACGCTAAAGTGAGCAGTTTTGTGAAGGATTTGAAGGTAGATATTGGTACTCAGGTAACAAAGGGACAATTATTAATGGTACTTGAAGCTCCGGAAATCAGCTCACAGCTGTCTGCGGCAGAATCCAGGCTGAAAGCCATGCAAGCCATTTATGAAGCCAGCAAAAGCAACTACACGCGTATTTACGAAACCAGTAAAACACCCGGTACCATCTCGAAAAATGACCTTGACCAGGCCACTGCCCGGAAGAATTCTGATTATGCACAATATCAGGCTGCAGTAGCTACTTCCAAAGAAGTGGGGATCATGAGGGGCTACCTTGAAATCCGCGCGCCTTTTAGTGGGGTCATTTCTGCAAGGAACATCAACTTAGGGGCATATGTAGGCCCTGCAGGTAAAGGTTCCGATTTACCATTATTAACTATACAGGAACAAGGTAAACTCCGTTTGTCTGTAGCAGTGCCTGAAATTTATACCAGTTACCTTAATAAAGGAGATGAAATGAATTTTACTGTAAAATCTTTGCCCGATACATTTTCGGCTAAAATACAAAGACTGGCAGGCGCACTGGATTTGAGGTTACGTTCTGAGCGTGTAGAAATGGATGTAGACAATAAAGGGAAAAGACTCTTGCCAGGAATGGTTGCTGAAGTGATCCTGCCTTTAAATCCTAAAGACAGCAGTTTTGTGATCCCTAAAACTGCACTGGTCAATTCTGCCGAAGGAATTTTTGTGATTGGCGTAGTGGATGGTAAAGCAAAACACATCAATGTAACCACGGGCAGGGAACTTGATGGACAGATAGAAATCTTCGGAAATCTTACGCAAGGCATCAGCCTGATCAAAAAAGCGAATGAGGAAATTCACAATGGTGATGTAATCAAGCTGTAA
- a CDS encoding Uma2 family endonuclease — MTKDKELPHKPYPDRTDEPAQQLSDIDLTGFYSYANYLRWEIDERLELIRGRIYQMAAPSSVHQEIAMNLSGELYFYLKNKSCKVFAAPFDVRLTHDAKDDEAVTTVVQPDICVICDLTKVDARGCIGAPDIMVEVLSPSNNKKELNLKFHLYEEFGIKEYWVVHPVKKSVMKYELDASGKYEKNTQFTGDGELTSALLPGFKLNLSELFHN; from the coding sequence ATGACGAAGGATAAAGAACTACCTCACAAACCATATCCAGATAGAACGGATGAACCTGCTCAGCAATTATCTGACATAGACCTTACTGGCTTTTATTCATATGCCAATTACCTGCGCTGGGAAATTGACGAACGCTTAGAATTGATCAGGGGACGTATTTATCAAATGGCTGCGCCTTCCTCAGTACACCAGGAAATAGCAATGAATCTTTCCGGCGAACTTTACTTCTATTTAAAAAATAAAAGTTGCAAAGTTTTTGCAGCACCTTTTGATGTGCGCTTAACCCATGATGCTAAAGATGATGAAGCGGTAACAACCGTAGTGCAGCCGGATATTTGTGTGATCTGTGATTTGACCAAAGTAGATGCCCGCGGTTGTATTGGCGCCCCGGATATTATGGTTGAAGTCCTTTCTCCCAGTAACAATAAAAAAGAACTCAACCTCAAATTCCACTTGTATGAAGAATTCGGCATAAAAGAATACTGGGTAGTTCATCCTGTTAAAAAGAGCGTGATGAAATATGAATTGGATGCTTCAGGAAAATATGAAAAAAACACACAATTTACAGGAGATGGCGAGCTTACCTCAGCTTTGCTGCCCGGTTTTAAATTGAATTTAAGCGAACTGTTTCATAATTAA
- a CDS encoding DUF6266 family protein — MGIALQGINGAFSGKVGTVVGYVLKGQNVMRSLPKKRTGKVSKAELGNRDKMKLLSELSKPLKPFLNMTLTPGARGTTYNWYNLYIAYNNPNAVKGEYPKLEIDYQNVVLSRGDLKQPVNVALERVVNDIKISWEVLDEDKNNNDQTMIAVYFPRIGAAKTILGGNKRKEGFELVELNDKLAKEEMEIYISFVSNDRQKFSDSLYAGRFEGKKTAKKKVVAKVNVPAGEATDEVPAADLREATQIKALEIAKNLKTMGMSPIAISTATGLTIDVVVGL; from the coding sequence ATGGGTATAGCACTTCAGGGTATCAATGGAGCCTTCTCCGGAAAAGTAGGGACTGTAGTAGGTTATGTTTTAAAGGGGCAAAATGTGATGCGTTCGCTTCCTAAGAAAAGAACAGGTAAAGTCTCTAAAGCTGAACTGGGGAACCGTGATAAAATGAAGTTGCTCAGTGAGCTATCTAAACCGTTGAAGCCATTTTTGAACATGACCTTAACACCCGGGGCACGCGGCACTACCTATAATTGGTATAACCTTTACATTGCATATAACAATCCTAATGCTGTTAAAGGCGAATACCCGAAGCTGGAAATCGATTATCAGAATGTGGTGCTGAGTCGTGGTGATTTAAAACAACCTGTTAATGTAGCGCTGGAACGTGTGGTTAATGACATTAAAATTAGCTGGGAAGTGTTGGATGAGGATAAAAACAACAATGACCAGACGATGATTGCGGTCTATTTTCCAAGAATTGGTGCCGCTAAGACGATACTGGGGGGTAATAAAAGAAAAGAAGGATTTGAACTTGTGGAGCTTAATGATAAACTAGCAAAAGAAGAAATGGAAATCTATATTTCTTTTGTGAGTAATGACAGGCAAAAGTTCTCTGATAGTTTATATGCCGGCAGATTTGAAGGTAAGAAGACGGCAAAGAAAAAGGTAGTGGCTAAAGTTAATGTTCCAGCTGGTGAAGCGACAGATGAAGTACCCGCAGCAGATTTAAGAGAAGCAACTCAAATAAAAGCGCTTGAAATCGCAAAAAACCTTAAGACCATGGGCATGTCGCCTATTGCGATCTCAACTGCAACTGGGCTAACGATAGATGTTGTTGTGGGGTTATAG
- a CDS encoding AraC family transcriptional regulator: MEKTFKNLEIYKVKKAESVQEFYENLSLNRPGLTIPSLDTLYDVGHFNVFTRGNCGSTGPVSYNRKDYYKISLVIGEGILFYPDQQIVVDGPALLLTNPDVPYHWQAGSEAQSGYFCLFTENFIRNRNETLRETLFSRIKDHPVIHLSDAQATVFSEIFKKMMAEMDGEYIHKFDLLRNYIHLLTHEAVKICPVNEASKPTNASARLASQFIDLLERQFPIDSTDRVVELKTAHDFAAKLSVHVNHLNHAVKEVTGKTTSDHISRRIANEAIALLRYTEWNISEIGYCLGFEYPANFNIFFKKQTQSTPKAFRKV, from the coding sequence ATGGAAAAGACGTTTAAAAATCTTGAAATTTACAAAGTGAAAAAAGCAGAGTCTGTTCAGGAGTTTTACGAAAATCTTAGTTTAAACCGACCGGGCTTAACCATACCGAGCCTGGATACACTTTATGATGTAGGGCACTTTAATGTCTTTACGAGGGGGAACTGTGGCTCTACAGGTCCGGTATCTTATAACCGCAAAGACTACTACAAAATCTCGTTGGTTATAGGCGAGGGAATCCTCTTTTATCCGGACCAGCAAATTGTGGTTGACGGTCCGGCGTTATTGCTCACGAATCCTGACGTGCCTTACCATTGGCAGGCGGGTTCTGAAGCGCAGTCGGGCTATTTTTGTTTATTCACGGAGAATTTTATCCGGAACAGAAACGAAACCTTGCGGGAAACTTTATTTTCGAGAATCAAAGATCATCCGGTCATCCACCTCAGCGATGCACAGGCTACTGTTTTTTCTGAGATCTTTAAAAAAATGATGGCGGAAATGGATGGGGAATACATTCATAAATTTGACCTTTTGCGTAACTATATTCACTTGCTTACACATGAGGCCGTAAAAATTTGTCCTGTTAACGAGGCTTCCAAGCCCACCAATGCCTCCGCTCGTTTGGCATCACAGTTTATAGATTTATTGGAACGACAGTTTCCAATTGACTCTACAGACAGGGTAGTGGAACTTAAAACCGCGCATGATTTCGCGGCTAAACTTTCTGTGCATGTCAACCACCTTAACCATGCCGTAAAGGAAGTAACGGGTAAAACTACGTCAGATCACATTTCCAGAAGGATTGCGAATGAGGCTATTGCATTATTGCGGTACACGGAATGGAACATTTCTGAAATAGGCTATTGTTTAGGATTTGAATACCCTGCAAACTTTAATATCTTCTTTAAAAAACAAACCCAAAGTACGCCGAAGGCGTTCAGGAAGGTATAG
- a CDS encoding efflux RND transporter periplasmic adaptor subunit: MKTPILLLLSVILLAAGCAGDKVQVAEPVVQSLPVAALESNMETTYVDYPASIQGTVDLEIRPQVSGTLDQIYVNEGAQVQKGQPLFKINELPYREALNNAKALLHAAQAAVLNAQLEVQKLTPLVQNKVVSDFQLKSAKASFEVAQANVEQARAGVAAAQINLGYTLIKAPVNGYIGRLPKKQGSLVSPADPAALTSLSDAHEVHVYFSLGEDDFIGFNAKYPGKTVAERIKNVPGVSLVLADEQVYGQKGKIDMVDGQFDKQTGSITLRATFANAQGLLRSGNTGKIRLGLDHKDAVLVPQSATLEMQDKIFVFAMADSNKVKKTPITVMGKVGNSYLIKDGLKSGDQIVLSGLDRLQEGQVIHPEKQVAKTAEKVAKL, encoded by the coding sequence ATGAAAACTCCAATATTACTTTTACTATCCGTTATACTTTTAGCCGCAGGATGTGCAGGCGATAAAGTTCAGGTTGCAGAACCTGTAGTTCAATCCTTACCGGTAGCTGCCCTGGAAAGCAACATGGAAACTACCTATGTTGATTATCCTGCTTCCATTCAGGGTACGGTAGATTTAGAGATCCGTCCGCAAGTTTCTGGTACACTGGATCAAATTTATGTCAATGAAGGTGCCCAGGTACAAAAAGGTCAGCCCCTTTTTAAAATCAATGAATTGCCTTACAGGGAAGCCTTAAACAATGCGAAGGCATTATTGCATGCAGCCCAGGCTGCAGTTTTAAATGCTCAGCTTGAGGTACAGAAATTAACTCCGCTTGTGCAAAATAAGGTGGTGTCTGACTTCCAGTTAAAGAGTGCAAAAGCTTCTTTTGAAGTGGCGCAAGCCAATGTAGAGCAGGCCAGGGCTGGTGTAGCTGCTGCCCAGATTAATTTAGGTTATACGCTGATTAAAGCGCCTGTAAATGGTTATATAGGCAGGTTGCCTAAAAAACAGGGTAGTTTGGTAAGTCCGGCAGATCCTGCTGCACTGACTTCACTTTCTGATGCGCATGAGGTACATGTTTATTTCTCTTTAGGAGAAGATGACTTTATTGGCTTTAATGCCAAATACCCGGGCAAAACTGTTGCGGAAAGAATAAAAAATGTACCGGGTGTATCATTAGTATTGGCTGATGAACAGGTATATGGTCAGAAAGGAAAGATTGACATGGTGGATGGCCAGTTTGATAAGCAAACCGGTTCCATTACACTTAGGGCAACGTTTGCAAATGCACAGGGCTTGCTGAGATCAGGCAATACAGGGAAGATCCGCCTTGGTTTAGACCATAAAGATGCTGTATTGGTTCCACAATCGGCTACTTTGGAAATGCAGGATAAGATTTTTGTCTTTGCGATGGCAGACAGCAATAAGGTTAAAAAAACACCAATTACAGTGATGGGTAAAGTTGGCAACAGTTACCTGATTAAAGATGGTTTGAAATCTGGCGATCAGATTGTACTGAGCGGACTAGACCGCCTGCAAGAAGGCCAGGTGATCCATCCTGAAAAACAAGTTGCTAAAACAGCAGAAAAGGTAGCTAAGCTGTAA
- a CDS encoding TetR/AcrR family transcriptional regulator, whose amino-acid sequence MGSKERIQRGKEETKANILDAALEIVKEDGWQALSMRKIADKIEYTAPIIYEYFANKEGILLELTRVGNGLLLKQFKVAQATHHTPEEQLSAMWMAYWDFAFEHKELYKLMFGVDVMCCELKSSLPEAEAAEELLWDAIIMVMNDKNASEEIVCRKYYTFWSIIHGLISINLVRKGRNDEMNQHILKDAINGIIRTIND is encoded by the coding sequence ATGGGTAGCAAAGAAAGAATTCAAAGAGGCAAAGAAGAAACTAAGGCGAACATCCTGGATGCGGCTTTGGAGATCGTTAAAGAAGACGGTTGGCAGGCTTTGAGTATGCGCAAAATTGCGGATAAGATTGAGTACACTGCGCCCATTATCTATGAGTACTTTGCCAATAAAGAAGGTATTTTGCTGGAGTTGACACGTGTGGGTAATGGCTTATTGCTGAAACAATTTAAAGTTGCGCAGGCTACCCACCATACTCCGGAAGAGCAGCTGAGCGCAATGTGGATGGCCTATTGGGATTTTGCATTTGAGCATAAGGAACTTTATAAGCTGATGTTTGGTGTGGATGTGATGTGTTGTGAGCTTAAAAGTAGCTTGCCCGAAGCGGAAGCCGCAGAAGAGTTACTTTGGGACGCCATCATTATGGTGATGAACGATAAAAACGCATCTGAAGAGATTGTATGCAGGAAATACTATACTTTTTGGTCTATTATACATGGATTGATTTCAATCAATTTAGTTCGTAAAGGAAGAAATGATGAAATGAACCAGCATATCCTGAAAGACGCCATTAATGGCATTATAAGAACAATAAACGATTAA